Proteins from one Clostridia bacterium genomic window:
- a CDS encoding DUF2130 domain-containing protein, producing the protein MNQIKCPNCGTVIDLDENAYNAIVTQIRNAEFERSVEKRAQEKLQVAAKEHEMQIQKLQADNAQAVSDTARTAIEEQAALQRQIDELTTKLQQAEKIAELEKEKAVGEVRGELEQTRLQETAALKEQMREQENAYAQKLAEKEREVEFYKDYKSKLSTKMLGESLEQYCLNEFNKLRTTAFRNAYFEKDNDVVDGTKADFLYVDRTDDGVEYISIIFEMKNEGDETKTKHKNEDFFAKLDKDRRNKHAEYAVLVSTLEADSDYYNAGIVEVYNYEKMYVVRPQCFISIISLLRNAAQANVAQKRELIQLQRQNVDVTALETQLMAFKQDFSNNCRIANDHFTKAIDNIDKAIKDMLDFKESLLKSQRQYNIADRKVEDITMRKLLKDSPTLYEEYKESKKKKDD; encoded by the coding sequence ATGAATCAAATCAAATGCCCCAACTGCGGAACGGTCATCGACCTCGACGAGAACGCCTACAACGCCATCGTCACGCAAATACGGAACGCCGAATTCGAACGGAGCGTAGAGAAACGAGCGCAGGAAAAATTGCAGGTAGCCGCCAAAGAGCACGAAATGCAAATCCAGAAGTTGCAAGCGGACAACGCGCAAGCCGTCAGCGACACCGCTCGAACCGCCATCGAGGAACAGGCGGCGTTGCAACGGCAAATAGACGAATTGACGACCAAACTGCAACAAGCGGAAAAAATAGCCGAACTCGAGAAGGAAAAAGCCGTGGGCGAAGTGCGCGGCGAATTGGAGCAGACGCGTTTGCAAGAGACGGCCGCATTGAAAGAGCAAATGCGGGAGCAAGAAAACGCCTACGCGCAAAAGCTCGCCGAGAAAGAACGCGAGGTGGAGTTTTACAAGGACTACAAGAGCAAACTGTCCACCAAAATGCTGGGCGAGTCCCTCGAACAATATTGCCTCAACGAATTCAACAAACTGCGCACCACGGCCTTCCGCAACGCCTATTTCGAGAAGGATAACGACGTGGTGGACGGCACCAAAGCCGACTTCCTCTACGTAGACCGCACGGACGACGGCGTGGAGTATATCTCCATCATCTTCGAAATGAAGAACGAGGGGGACGAGACCAAGACCAAGCACAAAAACGAGGACTTCTTCGCCAAATTGGACAAAGACCGCCGCAACAAACACGCCGAATACGCCGTTTTGGTGAGCACGTTGGAGGCAGACAGCGACTACTACAACGCCGGCATCGTGGAAGTGTACAATTACGAAAAAATGTATGTGGTACGCCCGCAATGCTTCATCTCCATCATCTCTCTCTTGCGCAACGCGGCACAAGCCAACGTCGCGCAAAAACGCGAGCTGATCCAGCTACAGCGCCAAAACGTGGACGTGACGGCGTTGGAAACGCAGCTAATGGCGTTCAAGCAGGATTTCAGTAACAACTGCCGCATCGCCAACGACCACTTCACCAAAGCCATCGACAACATCGACAAGGCGATCAAAGATATGCTGGATTTCAAAGAATCCCTTTTGAAATCCCAACGCCAATACAACATCGCCGACCGCAAAGTGGAAGATATCACCATGCGCAAATTGCTGAAAGACAGCCCGACTTTGTACGAAGAATACAAGGAAAGCAAAAAGAAGAAAGACGACTGA